In Prosthecochloris sp. GSB1, the following proteins share a genomic window:
- a CDS encoding RelA/SpoT family protein — protein sequence MLAQIDKAQYDKLHQILRLARENLRNFDESLIQRAFFMCYRAHEGEKRASGEPFFHHPVEVAKILMTELPLDGVSVAAALLHDVIEDSEYTYEDLAAELGAEVADIVEGLTKISGIMENREITQAEGFRKMLLSVVKDVRVILIKFCDRLHNMRTLDALPEHRRLKIALETRDIYAPLAHRFGLGKMKVELENLAFRYIDPEMFEMLQQNVRLSRGERIAYLDKMIVPIKEDLVKQGFRVEVQGRAKHLFSIYNKMRHKNKRFEDIHDLYGIRVILDTERISDCFAAYGFITQKYPPLPQHFKDYISIPKHNGYQSLHSAILGPKGRVVEVQIRTRRMHEFAEFGVAAHWRYKEKVSRDDAMIDTFLKWARELINDADSAASFMEGFKLNLYHDEVYIFTPKGDMKTLPAGATPIDFAYAIHTEIGNGCIGAKVNGKIVRLNSELRSGDRVEIITSKKQSPKADWLKFVVTHRARMKIRSAINEERRLQIEKGRTMWEKMVSGTRKLFTDNDIVKYARKYGVKTPADFFSALASQQIDGEKVIQGLEGLEKHTPLPVRTESDELQYEAFAEQARKGKDGERIGKDEVIIEGLPNIAYSYAKCCKPVPGDDIIGFVTKEGVAKIHRKNCINVSNENLLKSERVVSVSWNRKVETEFLAGIKVIGEDRIGITNQITGVISKSDTNIRSISLHARDGMFIGTVMVYVRNIGRLQSLMDRIRKVQGVFSVERLGN from the coding sequence ATGTTAGCGCAGATAGATAAAGCCCAGTATGACAAGCTTCACCAGATCCTCCGTCTTGCGCGCGAGAATCTGAGGAATTTCGACGAGTCGCTGATTCAGCGGGCTTTTTTCATGTGTTACCGGGCTCACGAGGGCGAAAAACGCGCGTCGGGAGAACCCTTTTTTCATCACCCGGTGGAAGTCGCCAAGATACTCATGACGGAGTTGCCGCTCGACGGCGTTTCCGTTGCCGCGGCGCTCCTGCATGACGTGATCGAGGACAGCGAGTATACCTACGAAGATCTCGCGGCCGAACTCGGCGCGGAGGTCGCCGATATCGTCGAAGGGCTGACCAAGATTTCCGGGATCATGGAAAACCGTGAGATTACCCAGGCTGAAGGGTTTCGCAAGATGCTGCTTTCGGTCGTAAAGGATGTCCGGGTCATTCTCATCAAGTTCTGCGACCGTCTGCACAACATGCGAACGCTCGATGCGCTCCCCGAGCACAGGAGGCTGAAAATAGCTCTCGAGACCAGGGATATCTACGCGCCGCTCGCGCACCGTTTCGGGCTCGGAAAGATGAAGGTCGAACTTGAAAACCTCGCGTTCCGTTACATCGACCCCGAGATGTTCGAGATGCTTCAGCAGAACGTGCGATTGAGCCGGGGCGAGCGCATCGCCTATCTCGACAAGATGATCGTGCCCATCAAGGAAGATCTTGTGAAGCAGGGCTTCAGGGTGGAGGTTCAGGGTCGGGCGAAGCATCTTTTTTCGATCTACAACAAGATGAGGCACAAGAACAAGCGATTCGAGGATATCCACGATCTCTACGGCATACGCGTCATTCTCGATACCGAAAGAATATCGGACTGTTTCGCCGCTTACGGTTTTATCACCCAGAAGTATCCGCCGCTGCCCCAGCATTTCAAGGATTACATTTCGATTCCCAAGCACAACGGCTACCAGTCGCTGCATTCGGCCATTCTCGGACCGAAGGGCAGGGTGGTCGAAGTGCAGATCAGGACCCGCCGCATGCACGAGTTCGCCGAATTCGGCGTCGCGGCCCACTGGCGGTACAAAGAAAAGGTGTCGAGGGACGACGCCATGATCGACACGTTTCTCAAGTGGGCCAGGGAGCTGATCAACGACGCCGACTCGGCGGCCTCGTTCATGGAGGGTTTCAAGCTCAACCTCTACCACGACGAAGTCTACATTTTCACTCCCAAGGGGGACATGAAAACCCTTCCTGCCGGGGCGACCCCGATCGATTTCGCCTACGCGATCCATACGGAGATCGGCAACGGCTGCATCGGCGCCAAGGTCAACGGCAAGATCGTGCGTCTGAATTCGGAACTCCGGTCGGGCGACAGAGTCGAGATCATAACCTCGAAAAAGCAGTCCCCCAAGGCCGACTGGCTGAAATTCGTCGTGACCCACAGGGCGCGCATGAAGATACGTTCGGCGATCAACGAGGAGCGCCGTCTCCAGATCGAGAAAGGCCGCACCATGTGGGAAAAGATGGTGTCCGGCACCAGAAAACTGTTCACGGACAACGATATCGTCAAGTACGCCCGCAAGTACGGTGTCAAGACTCCCGCGGACTTTTTCAGTGCGCTCGCAAGCCAGCAGATCGACGGCGAAAAGGTTATCCAGGGGCTGGAAGGCCTCGAAAAGCATACTCCTCTTCCGGTAAGGACGGAATCGGACGAACTCCAGTACGAGGCGTTCGCCGAACAGGCCCGCAAGGGAAAAGACGGTGAACGGATCGGCAAAGACGAGGTCATCATAGAAGGGCTGCCGAACATTGCCTATTCCTACGCAAAATGCTGCAAGCCGGTTCCCGGTGACGATATCATAGGGTTTGTTACCAAGGAAGGTGTCGCCAAGATTCACCGCAAGAACTGCATCAACGTCAGCAACGAGAACCTTCTCAAAAGCGAGCGGGTGGTCAGCGTATCCTGGAACAGGAAGGTTGAAACCGAGTTCCTGGCCGGCATCAAGGTCATCGGTGAGGACCGGATCGGCATCACGAACCAGATAACCGGGGTCATCTCGAAATCGGACACCAATATCCGCAGCATTTCACTGCATGCCAGGGACGGCATGTTTATTGGCACCGTCATGGTCTATGTGCGCAATATCGGCAGATTGCAGAGCCTGATGGACCGGATTCGCAAGGTTCAGGGAGTGTTTTCCGTCGAGCGTCTCGGAAATTGA
- the uvrB gene encoding excinuclease ABC subunit UvrB has protein sequence MMDKGKDIYRIESSYEPKGDQPGAIRALSGGVARGDRFQTLLGVTGSGKTFTISNVIAEAGKPVLVISHNKTLAAQLYGELRQFFPHNAVEYFISYYDFYQPEAYIPSMDKYIAKDLRINDEIERLRLKATGALLSGRKDVIVVSSVSCIYGLGSPDEWRAQILELRGGMEKEREEFLQQLVALHFLRDDVELGPGKFRVRGDVIDLVPAHGEAALRVEFFGNEIDRLQYFDHGSGEIFGEEEYAFVYPARQFVTGEEKLREAMLAIENELAGRLNVLRGDGRLVEARRLEERTRYDLEMMKELGYCSGIENYSRHLSGREPGERPYCLLDYFPDDYLVVVDESHVTLPQIRGMYAGDRSRKTILVEHGFRLPSALDNRPLRFEEFEALVPQMICVSATPGELELTRSGGVVVEQLVRPTGLLDPEVSLRPVSGQIDDLLEEIRKHTAKGFKCLVMTLTKRMSEDLHDFLRKAGVRSRYLHSEIKSLERMQIVRELRTGEVDVLVGVNLLREGLDLPEVSLVAILDADKEGFLRDGKSLMQIAGRAARNVEGRVVLYADRITESMRSFMDETGRRREVQQRFNREHGIEPASIVKSLDQVLDTTGVADAEERFRRRRLGLAERPGRVLEELVASLGKQELYAMAKSLRMEMRQAAVDMEYEKAAYLRDEITKLEQAASAKDGA, from the coding sequence ATGATGGATAAAGGGAAAGACATATACAGGATCGAGAGCAGTTATGAACCGAAAGGCGATCAGCCGGGAGCGATACGGGCGCTCTCCGGTGGAGTCGCGAGGGGCGATCGTTTCCAGACGCTTCTCGGCGTGACCGGCTCCGGCAAGACGTTCACCATATCGAACGTCATTGCAGAGGCGGGAAAGCCCGTGCTGGTGATCAGTCACAACAAGACGCTCGCCGCCCAGCTCTACGGTGAGCTGCGGCAGTTTTTCCCGCACAATGCGGTGGAGTATTTCATAAGCTATTACGATTTCTATCAGCCGGAAGCCTACATCCCGTCCATGGACAAATACATTGCCAAGGACCTGCGGATCAACGACGAGATCGAACGGTTGCGTCTCAAGGCCACCGGTGCGTTGCTCAGCGGCAGGAAGGACGTCATCGTCGTCAGTTCGGTCAGTTGCATCTACGGTCTCGGTTCACCCGACGAGTGGCGAGCCCAGATACTCGAACTACGCGGCGGCATGGAAAAAGAGCGCGAGGAATTTCTCCAGCAACTTGTCGCCCTGCACTTTCTGCGTGACGATGTCGAGCTCGGGCCCGGGAAGTTCCGCGTGCGAGGCGATGTTATCGATCTTGTGCCCGCTCACGGCGAGGCCGCGTTGCGTGTCGAGTTTTTCGGTAACGAGATCGACCGCCTGCAGTATTTCGATCACGGAAGCGGAGAGATTTTCGGCGAAGAGGAGTATGCGTTCGTCTATCCCGCGCGCCAGTTCGTGACCGGGGAGGAAAAACTCCGGGAAGCCATGCTTGCGATAGAGAACGAGCTCGCAGGACGCCTCAATGTACTCAGGGGCGACGGGCGTCTCGTCGAGGCTCGCAGGCTGGAAGAGCGGACGCGTTACGATCTCGAGATGATGAAGGAGCTCGGATACTGTTCGGGAATCGAGAACTACTCCCGCCATCTGTCCGGAAGAGAGCCGGGAGAGCGTCCTTACTGTCTGCTGGATTATTTTCCGGACGACTATCTGGTTGTCGTTGACGAATCCCACGTGACCCTTCCCCAGATCCGGGGGATGTATGCCGGCGACCGTTCAAGAAAAACCATTCTGGTGGAGCACGGTTTCAGGCTGCCTTCGGCCCTGGACAACCGTCCCCTGCGTTTCGAGGAGTTCGAGGCTCTCGTGCCTCAGATGATCTGTGTCAGCGCAACGCCCGGCGAACTCGAGCTTACGCGTTCGGGAGGCGTCGTCGTCGAACAGCTTGTCAGGCCGACGGGGCTGCTCGATCCCGAAGTGAGTCTCCGGCCGGTCAGTGGGCAGATAGACGATCTGCTCGAAGAAATACGCAAGCACACCGCCAAAGGATTCAAATGCCTGGTCATGACGCTTACGAAGCGCATGAGCGAGGATCTTCACGATTTTCTCAGAAAGGCGGGGGTGCGGTCGAGATATCTGCACTCCGAGATCAAGAGTCTCGAGAGGATGCAGATCGTCAGGGAATTGCGCACGGGGGAGGTTGATGTTCTGGTCGGGGTCAATCTTCTGCGTGAGGGGCTCGATCTTCCCGAAGTTTCGCTCGTCGCTATACTCGACGCCGACAAGGAAGGGTTTCTCAGGGATGGCAAGTCCCTTATGCAGATCGCCGGAAGGGCGGCCCGAAATGTCGAGGGACGTGTCGTGCTCTATGCCGACAGGATTACCGAATCGATGAGGAGTTTCATGGACGAAACCGGACGCCGACGCGAGGTGCAGCAACGTTTCAACAGGGAGCACGGCATCGAGCCGGCGTCGATCGTCAAATCACTCGATCAGGTTCTCGATACCACTGGCGTCGCGGATGCCGAGGAGCGGTTCAGGCGGCGGCGGCTCGGGCTCGCGGAACGTCCGGGCAGGGTTCTCGAGGAGCTTGTCGCCTCTCTTGGAAAGCAGGAATTGTACGCGATGGCCAAAAGCCTGAGAATGGAAATGCGGCAAGCCGCCGTCGATATGGAATACGAGAAGGCCGCGTACCTGCGCGACGAGATCACGAAGCTCGAACAGGCCGCGTCGGCAAAGGACGGAGCCTGA